The Nicotiana tabacum cultivar K326 chromosome 14, ASM71507v2, whole genome shotgun sequence genome contains a region encoding:
- the LOC142168869 gene encoding zinc finger BED domain-containing protein RICESLEEPER 2-like, which yields MGINLMNGNHLHVRCMAHIMNLVVQDGLKESSVSIERVRHAVRYVRQSPARLKRFQEYFDDEQLNCKNNLCLEVPTRWNSTYLMLRRAVEFESAFSHYASSEIGLRHYLEHSYIEVGIPTGELLSSDWENVKRITKFLEIFYRLTLIISGSSYVTSNIHFLEICAVAIYLKQLIANEDTV from the coding sequence ATGGGAATTAATTTGATGAATGGTAATCACCTTCACGTGAGATGTATGGCTCACATCATGAATCTTGTGGTCCAGGATGGTTTAAAAGAATCTTCAGTGTCTATTGAACGTGTTAGGCATGCAGTGAGATATGTTAGGCAGTCTCCTGCGAGGTTGAAGAGGTTTCAAGAATATTTTGATGATGAACAACTCAATTGTAAAAACAATTTATGCTTGGAAGTTCCAACTAGGTGGAATTCCACATACTTGATGTTGCGCAGGGCTGTTGAATTTGAAAGTGCATTTTCACATTATGCATCTAGTGAAATTGGCCTAAGACATTATCTTGAGCATTCTTATATTGAAGTTGGAATTCCTACAGGTGAACTTTTGAGTAGTGATTGGGAGAATGTAAAAAGAATTACAAAGTTTCTTGAAATCTTCTATCGTCTTACTTTGATAATATCTGGATCAAGTTATGTTACATCGAATattcattttcttgaaatttgtGCGGTTGCTATTTATTTAAAGCAATTGATAGCAAATGAAGATACAGTTTAA